GAACCCGTTCTCAAACCCCGAAAACGCTCTACCATTGATGAACGTTGGACCGGGCAGCCGAGGTGTTTCCCGATGTTGCCCGCCCTGTTCAGCGAGTCGCGCCAACGGAGGTGCGCGAGTTCTTTCGCCGAGGGAGTCGTCGTTGAGCGCACGTGGAGAAGTAATAACAGATATCCGGCTACGACCCGCCGTCACGGATGCGGTCGAAGCGGCGGCCGCCACGCTCGACTACAAGGGCCTGCGCGCGCTGCGGGTGTTGCTGCACGCCGGGGTCAGTGCCTACTGGCCGCTGGTCAAGGCCACTCCGGGTAAGCAGATCAGGTCGTACGAGAGGACCTTGGAGGCGCTGCGCGCGCGCTGGGAGGTCAGGGCCGGTTGCTTCCCTGATCCGATCGCGACGGAGTTCTACCGTGAGAAGGACGCGGAGGTCACCGCGTTCCTGAAACTGTGCGCCGAGCGGTCGGGGACGCAGTGGCTGGAGCCGGTGGAGGCGATCGCCTGCAACGTCGTCTCGATCGTGCAGGGCACGGTCCTGCGCTGGCTGGCGGATTGCAACGACGAGACCATGTTGGTGGTGCTCGACGAGATGGTCAGCGGACTGGCCACCAAGGCCGCGGAGATCTGACAAATACTGGACGTTTGACCAACTTGGTGGTTGAGTTGTCCTGGTGACCGAGACGTCGCCGATCGCGGGGCTGCACGCGGCCACCGCCGACCTGGATCCGCCGCTGGCCGCCCTCGACCTGCCCACTGTGCGCGCGAACGCCGCCGACCTGGTGCGCCGCGCTGCCGGCACCCCGGTGCGTGTGGCCAGCAAATCCGTGCGCTGCCGCGCAGTGCTCGCCGAAGTCCTCGGCGCCGATCTCACCGCTTCGGGCGGTTTCGCGGGCATCATGTCCTATTCCTTGCGGGAAGCCCTCTGGCTCGTGCGCCACGGGGCGCGCGACGTGCTGCTCGGGTATCCCAGCGTGGACCGTGCGGCACTGGCGGAACTGGCCGCCGACGACATCGCGCTGCGATCGATCACGCTGATGATCGACGATGCCGCGCAACTCGACCTGATCCGCGCCGCCGTCGGCACCGACCGGGTCCGGCCACGGGTCTGCCTGGACGTGGACGCGTCGCTGCGCATCGGCCCCCTGCACCTCGGCGTGCGCCGTTCTCCGGTACGCACGCCGCAGCAGGCCGCCGCCCTGGCGGGCGAGGCGCTGCGGCGTGGTTTCGACGTGGTGGGCGTGATGACCTACGAGGCGCAGATCGCGGGACTGCCGGACACCAATCTCGCGGTGCGCTTGGTGAAGCGGGCGTCCGCGGCGGAGATCCGCAAGCGCCGGGCCGAGGTGCTCGACGCGGTCCGGTCCGTGACCGGCGAGCTGGCGATCGTCAACAGCGGCGGCAGCGGATCCATCGAGGTCAGCGTCGCCGATCCGGACGTCACCGAGGTGACCGCCGGGTCCGGTCTGTACGTGCCCACGCTGTTCGACGGGTACCGGTCGTTCACCCCGCGGCCCGCGCTGTATTTCGCGCTTCCCGTGCTGCGCAGACCCGCGTCCGATATCGCCACCGTCTTCGCGGGCGGCTACATCGCGTCCGGCCCCACCGGAGCGTCGCGGGCGCCCAAGCCGGTGTGGCCGCGCGGGATGAAGCTGCTCGGCACCGAGGGCGCGGGCGAAGTGCAGACCCCGCTGTCGGGCGGCGCGTCACTCCGGGTCGGCGACCGGGTGTGGTTTCGGCACGCGAAGGCCGGCGAATTGTGCGAGCGGTTCGACACCGTGCACCTGGTCGACGAGGACGGTTCCCGCGTCGGCGTGCCGACCTATCGCGGCGAGGGCGTCTGCTTCGGCTGACCGGCGTCGGTCAGCCGGAGGAACGCCCCGAGATCGGCGAGTTCGTCCGTGCTCGCGGGCAGATACTCGGTGAGCAGTGGTGAGCGGATGACGATCGCCTTCCACATGGCGCGGCACAGCGCGTGCACCACGCCGCGCGACAGCAGCGACGGCATGCCGTAGGGAGCGTCGGCGGGGCTCGAGGTCGTCATGGACAGCAACACCACCGCCGCCTCCCGGCCGCGGAATCGATCCGGCGTGCCCACCAGCACGTCCTCGATCTTGGCGCGGCCCAGCAGCGTCCGGATGCGCCCCACCTGGGCCGCGTACGGCGCGACCACGAAGATGTCGTGCGGGTGCAGCCTGCGCGTGGTCGCGCCGATCGTCCAGGACATGCCGAGCAGGGCGCGGACCCGGCGCACCACCTCGCGCGCCTCCGCGGGCGACTCGGTGGCGTTGCCGTAATGGTCCACCAGGACGGTGTCCACTCCGGGCTGCTCGCCGTCCAGCCGCCGGGCCAGCGTGACCGTCTCGTTGGCCCGCAGGCGGCCGTCGTAGTACAGCCGGGAGACCGGCTCGCAGACCGCCGGGTGCATCCGCCAGGTGCGGTCCAGGAAGTAGCCGCGTTCGATGGGCAGCGTCTGACGTCCCGCGGCCAGCCAGCC
Above is a genomic segment from Nocardia sputorum containing:
- a CDS encoding TetR family transcriptional regulator, with amino-acid sequence MSARGEVITDIRLRPAVTDAVEAAAATLDYKGLRALRVLLHAGVSAYWPLVKATPGKQIRSYERTLEALRARWEVRAGCFPDPIATEFYREKDAEVTAFLKLCAERSGTQWLEPVEAIACNVVSIVQGTVLRWLADCNDETMLVVLDEMVSGLATKAAEI
- a CDS encoding alanine racemase is translated as MTETSPIAGLHAATADLDPPLAALDLPTVRANAADLVRRAAGTPVRVASKSVRCRAVLAEVLGADLTASGGFAGIMSYSLREALWLVRHGARDVLLGYPSVDRAALAELAADDIALRSITLMIDDAAQLDLIRAAVGTDRVRPRVCLDVDASLRIGPLHLGVRRSPVRTPQQAAALAGEALRRGFDVVGVMTYEAQIAGLPDTNLAVRLVKRASAAEIRKRRAEVLDAVRSVTGELAIVNSGGSGSIEVSVADPDVTEVTAGSGLYVPTLFDGYRSFTPRPALYFALPVLRRPASDIATVFAGGYIASGPTGASRAPKPVWPRGMKLLGTEGAGEVQTPLSGGASLRVGDRVWFRHAKAGELCERFDTVHLVDEDGSRVGVPTYRGEGVCFG